The following are encoded in a window of Staphylococcus piscifermentans genomic DNA:
- a CDS encoding energy-coupling factor transporter transmembrane component T family protein — protein sequence MYEAWKRYFTFVDNVNIITKLGLGVFLFFFVIFVHNFDVMIYLTSLMLIFLLVFGGMKFKVTALFVLYTIIFSIVSALFMIFYGDGTHTLFKLGIINITTESLVRGLHLSMRTDTVTFFGIVMAFTSQIVMIFYSLMQHLKVKPKVAYAFMAAIRMVPLIISSFVQLRKSLKMRYQMVDKANYRGFARMKHLIIPLLSQNIRKAHQLSVAMEKKGFKDGPRTYYYYAPFSYRDILFILLFAAILIIAVLLAHYLPITGITDVRG from the coding sequence ATGTATGAGGCATGGAAACGCTATTTCACCTTTGTAGATAATGTAAATATTATTACTAAGTTAGGATTAGGTGTATTCTTATTCTTCTTTGTCATCTTTGTGCATAACTTTGATGTCATGATTTACCTGACTTCACTCATGTTGATTTTCTTGCTGGTCTTCGGCGGTATGAAATTTAAAGTGACAGCACTATTCGTACTTTATACAATAATTTTCAGTATTGTATCTGCCCTCTTTATGATTTTCTATGGGGACGGAACACATACCTTATTTAAGTTAGGTATCATCAATATCACAACTGAAAGTTTAGTACGCGGGCTACATTTATCTATGCGTACAGATACAGTGACATTCTTTGGTATTGTGATGGCCTTCACCTCACAAATTGTGATGATCTTCTATAGCTTGATGCAGCATTTAAAAGTCAAACCTAAAGTAGCTTATGCCTTTATGGCAGCGATTCGTATGGTTCCGCTGATTATTTCATCATTTGTGCAATTGCGTAAATCATTGAAGATGCGCTATCAAATGGTGGATAAAGCCAACTATCGTGGTTTTGCTCGTATGAAGCATTTAATTATTCCGCTGCTCAGCCAAAATATTCGCAAAGCGCATCAGCTTTCAGTGGCTATGGAGAAAAAAGGATTCAAAGACGGTCCAAGAACCTATTATTATTACGCACCGTTCAGTTACCGTGATATCCTCTTTATCCTGTTGTTTGCGGCAATCTTAATTATTGCTGTATTACTAGCACATTATTTACCAATTACAGGAATCACAGACGTTCGCGGTTGA
- the purD gene encoding phosphoribosylamine--glycine ligase: protein MKVLVIGGGGREHVLAHKLNQSELVDQVYAIPGNAAMETVAEVHSEIAETAHDEIVEFAKDHDVEWTVVGPEQPLTEGLGDKLRQAGVKVFGPGEKAAQIEGSKSFAKRIMEKYGIPTAEYVEVDSKSEALKYVEDCKIPVVLKKDGLAAGKGVIIAMTRDEAIDAVETLYPEEDGKVVFEEFLEGEEYSVMTFVNGDYAVPFDTIAQDHKRAFDGDKGPNTGGMGAYCPVPHISEDVLERTNAEIAQPIAKAMQEEGYPFFGVLYIGAILTDEGPKVIEFNARFGDPEAQVLLTRLESGLMQHILDLEARKPIDYQWKDEAVVGVMLASKGYPGSYEKGVKVSGFDLDGQTFVSGLKKEGDDYVTSGGRVILVIGEGKTVSEAKANAYQKADAIDSEGLFYRRDISDKAIKHEA, encoded by the coding sequence ATGAAAGTATTAGTAATCGGCGGCGGGGGCAGAGAACATGTCCTTGCGCATAAATTAAATCAATCTGAACTTGTAGACCAAGTGTACGCAATTCCAGGTAATGCAGCGATGGAAACAGTTGCTGAAGTGCATAGTGAAATTGCTGAAACAGCCCATGATGAAATTGTTGAATTTGCAAAAGACCATGATGTTGAATGGACGGTAGTAGGACCAGAACAACCATTAACTGAAGGTTTAGGAGATAAATTACGCCAAGCAGGTGTTAAAGTCTTCGGACCAGGTGAAAAAGCAGCACAAATTGAAGGTTCTAAATCATTTGCAAAACGTATTATGGAAAAATATGGTATTCCAACTGCAGAATATGTAGAAGTAGATTCTAAGTCTGAAGCTTTAAAATATGTTGAAGACTGTAAGATTCCTGTAGTCTTGAAAAAAGACGGCTTAGCTGCCGGTAAAGGTGTTATTATTGCGATGACACGCGATGAAGCTATAGACGCTGTAGAAACACTTTATCCGGAAGAAGATGGAAAAGTAGTCTTTGAAGAGTTCTTAGAAGGTGAAGAGTACTCTGTCATGACCTTCGTCAACGGAGATTATGCTGTACCATTTGATACAATTGCACAAGACCACAAGCGTGCATTTGATGGCGACAAAGGACCTAATACAGGAGGTATGGGTGCATATTGTCCTGTACCGCACATTTCTGAAGACGTATTAGAACGTACGAATGCTGAAATTGCACAACCTATAGCGAAAGCCATGCAAGAAGAAGGGTATCCATTCTTCGGCGTGTTATATATAGGTGCAATTTTAACTGACGAAGGACCTAAAGTCATTGAATTTAATGCGCGTTTCGGTGATCCGGAAGCACAAGTGTTATTGACACGCTTAGAGAGTGGCTTGATGCAGCATATCTTAGATTTGGAAGCACGTAAACCAATTGATTATCAATGGAAAGATGAAGCGGTTGTAGGCGTTATGCTTGCATCTAAAGGCTATCCAGGCTCATATGAAAAAGGGGTAAAAGTCAGTGGCTTTGATTTAGACGGTCAAACATTTGTCAGCGGCTTGAAAAAAGAAGGCGATGACTACGTTACTTCTGGAGGACGTGTTATCTTAGTTATCGGCGAAGGCAAAACTGTAAGTGAAGCTAAAGCGAATGCTTATCAAAAAGCTGATGCAATTGATAGCGAAGGTTTATTCTATCGTCGTGATATCAGCGATAAAGCAATTAAACACGAAGCGTAA
- the purH gene encoding bifunctional phosphoribosylaminoimidazolecarboxamide formyltransferase/IMP cyclohydrolase, with the protein MKKVILSVSDKSGIVDFAKALVSLDYELYSTGGTKRALDEAGVPVKSVSDLTQFDEIMDGRVKTLHPAVHGGILADRDKPEHLQQLKDKGIDLIDMVVVNLYPFKETVANPDVTEMDAIENIDIGGPTMLRAAAKNFKHVTTVVNPADYDAVIEHIKNDTLDEAFRKSLMIKVFEHTNDYDNAIVNFFKENKEPLRYGENPQQDAYFVRTSDASNTIAGAKQLHGKQLSFNNIKDADATLALAKKFEEPAAVAVKHMNPCGVGVGSSIEEAFQNAYDADSQSIFGGIVAVNRPVSKELAEKLHSIFLEVVIAPSFTEEALEVLTKKKNIRLLEVEMTVDHDEKEYVSVSGGYLVQDKDTKTISRDDMKVVTKAEPTEEQWKAMELGWKVVPSVKSNAIILSNDHQTVGIGAGQMNRVGSAEIAIERAIEINDNVALVSDGFFPMDDTVELAAKSGIKAIIQPGGSIKDQDSIDMADKHGIAMVMTGVRHFKH; encoded by the coding sequence ATGAAAAAAGTAATTTTAAGTGTTTCAGATAAAAGTGGAATTGTAGACTTTGCTAAAGCATTAGTAAGCTTAGACTACGAATTATATTCAACTGGCGGTACAAAACGTGCTCTAGACGAAGCAGGGGTGCCAGTTAAATCAGTATCAGATTTAACACAATTTGATGAAATCATGGATGGTCGTGTGAAAACATTACATCCAGCCGTGCATGGAGGTATTTTAGCAGATAGAGACAAACCTGAACATTTACAACAATTGAAAGATAAAGGCATCGACTTAATTGACATGGTCGTTGTAAACTTGTATCCATTCAAAGAAACAGTTGCTAATCCAGATGTAACTGAAATGGACGCGATTGAAAATATTGATATCGGCGGACCAACAATGTTGCGTGCAGCTGCGAAAAACTTTAAACATGTCACTACTGTAGTAAATCCTGCTGATTATGATGCGGTAATCGAACACATCAAAAATGATACTTTAGATGAAGCATTCCGCAAATCATTAATGATTAAAGTATTTGAACATACCAATGATTACGACAATGCAATCGTTAATTTCTTTAAAGAAAATAAAGAACCTTTACGTTATGGCGAAAATCCACAGCAAGATGCATACTTTGTACGTACATCTGATGCGTCGAATACCATTGCAGGTGCGAAACAATTACACGGTAAACAATTAAGCTTCAATAACATTAAAGATGCAGATGCGACGCTTGCATTAGCTAAGAAATTCGAAGAACCTGCTGCTGTAGCAGTGAAACACATGAATCCTTGCGGTGTAGGTGTAGGATCTTCAATCGAAGAAGCTTTCCAAAACGCCTACGATGCAGATAGTCAATCTATTTTCGGCGGAATTGTAGCAGTTAACCGTCCCGTTTCCAAAGAACTAGCTGAAAAATTACATTCAATCTTCTTAGAAGTAGTCATTGCACCTTCATTTACTGAAGAAGCGCTAGAAGTATTGACTAAAAAGAAAAATATTCGTTTGCTAGAAGTTGAAATGACAGTAGACCACGATGAGAAAGAATATGTATCTGTATCTGGCGGTTATTTAGTACAAGACAAAGATACAAAAACAATTTCTCGTGACGATATGAAAGTAGTGACTAAAGCAGAACCGACTGAAGAACAATGGAAAGCTATGGAATTAGGCTGGAAAGTCGTTCCTTCAGTAAAAAGTAATGCCATCATTTTAAGTAATGATCATCAAACAGTTGGTATTGGCGCAGGTCAAATGAATCGCGTAGGTTCAGCTGAAATTGCAATTGAACGTGCGATTGAAATTAACGACAATGTAGCACTTGTATCAGACGGCTTCTTCCCTATGGATGACACAGTAGAATTAGCAGCTAAATCAGGCATCAAAGCGATTATTCAACCAGGCGGATCTATTAAAGATCAAGACTCTATCGATATGGCAGACAAACACGGCATTGCAATGGTAATGACAGGTGTACGCCACTTCAAACATTAA
- the purN gene encoding phosphoribosylglycinamide formyltransferase, producing the protein MTKVAVFASGSGSNFENIAQRVQDGRLDNIEITALYVDHADAYAIERAEKLDIPVHVTLPKNFDSKQEYEQQLLQYLKEEEVEWIILAGYMRLIGSDLLDAYEGRILNIHPALLPKYKGIDAIGQAYNSGDKVTGTTVHFVDSGMDTGEIIEQSQCDIYPDDTKEQLEDRIKNLEYELYPKVIANIIR; encoded by the coding sequence GTGACTAAAGTAGCAGTTTTTGCCTCAGGTTCTGGAAGCAATTTTGAAAATATCGCACAACGTGTCCAAGATGGACGATTAGACAATATTGAAATTACAGCATTATATGTGGATCATGCAGATGCTTATGCGATTGAACGTGCTGAGAAACTAGATATTCCAGTACATGTAACACTTCCTAAAAACTTTGATTCTAAACAAGAATATGAGCAGCAATTGCTGCAATATTTAAAAGAAGAAGAAGTAGAGTGGATTATCTTAGCAGGTTATATGCGTTTAATCGGTTCGGATTTATTAGATGCATATGAAGGTCGCATTTTAAATATTCACCCTGCATTATTGCCGAAATATAAAGGCATTGATGCAATTGGTCAAGCTTATAACAGTGGCGATAAAGTCACAGGTACAACAGTACATTTTGTCGACAGCGGTATGGATACGGGTGAAATTATCGAGCAAAGCCAATGTGACATCTATCCAGATGATACTAAAGAACAACTTGAAGACCGCATTAAGAACTTAGAATATGAATTATATCCTAAAGTCATTGCGAACATTATTCGATAA
- the purM gene encoding phosphoribosylformylglycinamidine cyclo-ligase, producing MAESYKNAGVDIHAGYEAVERMKSHVQRTMRKEVLGGLGGFGAAFDLSQLNMQKPVLVSGTDGVGTKLKLAIDHDKHDTIGIDAVAMCVNDILTTGAEPLYFLDYIATNKVVPEVIEQIVKGVSDGCEETNTALIGGETAEMGEMYHEGEYDLAGFAVGAVEKDDYIDGSSVEPAQVIIGLASSGIHSNGYSLVRHLIKTSGVDLNAEFANGRTYLDTFLEPTRLYVKPVLAVKEQVKLHAMTHITGGGFYENIPRALPEGVTAEINVQSFPTPAVFDWLQKEGNIETQEMYNIFNMGIGFTLVVDEAEAEKTLRILKEQNVDAYQIGKIVEAGDEPIVLTGVKA from the coding sequence GTGGCAGAGTCATATAAAAATGCAGGTGTAGATATTCATGCAGGTTATGAAGCGGTTGAACGTATGAAAAGTCATGTGCAACGTACAATGCGTAAAGAAGTCTTAGGCGGTTTAGGAGGCTTCGGTGCAGCATTTGATTTATCACAATTAAATATGCAGAAACCAGTTTTAGTTTCAGGTACTGACGGCGTCGGCACTAAATTAAAGCTTGCGATTGATCATGACAAACATGACACAATCGGCATCGATGCAGTCGCAATGTGTGTCAACGATATTTTAACAACAGGTGCTGAACCACTTTATTTCTTAGACTATATCGCAACGAATAAAGTTGTACCTGAAGTCATTGAACAAATTGTTAAAGGTGTCAGCGATGGTTGTGAAGAAACAAATACCGCTTTAATCGGCGGCGAAACTGCTGAGATGGGCGAAATGTATCACGAAGGTGAATACGATTTAGCAGGCTTTGCAGTAGGTGCAGTTGAAAAAGATGACTACATTGACGGTTCGTCAGTTGAACCAGCTCAAGTCATTATCGGACTCGCTTCAAGCGGCATTCACTCAAATGGTTACAGTTTAGTACGTCATTTGATTAAAACATCAGGTGTGGACTTAAACGCTGAATTTGCTAACGGACGTACGTACTTAGACACATTCTTGGAACCGACACGTTTATATGTCAAACCCGTGCTTGCAGTAAAAGAACAAGTGAAATTGCATGCGATGACACATATCACAGGTGGCGGATTCTATGAAAATATTCCACGTGCATTGCCTGAAGGTGTCACAGCTGAAATCAATGTTCAATCCTTCCCGACACCAGCTGTTTTTGATTGGCTGCAAAAAGAAGGCAACATCGAAACTCAAGAAATGTACAATATCTTCAATATGGGTATCGGCTTTACATTAGTGGTTGATGAAGCAGAAGCTGAAAAAACATTGCGTATTTTGAAAGAACAAAATGTGGATGCTTATCAAATCGGTAAAATTGTTGAAGCGGGCGACGAACCGATTGTATTAACGGGGGTTAAAGCGTGA
- the purF gene encoding amidophosphoribosyltransferase codes for MYDIRGLNEECGVFGIWNHPHAATLTYMALHSLQHRGQEGAGIVCSNGESLFGARGMGLLTEAISDAQLESLQGYQNAIGHVRYATTGASEIANVQPFLFKHSKGDLGLAHNGNLTNAVQIRHALESEGSVFQTTSDSEVLAHLLIRGKSPNIKTNQKAALNQVKGAFSCVMLNTDQLAAVRDNNGVRPLMLGEVDGAYCVASETCAFQAIGATYIRDIEPGELITFSGENDIDYDYYSTNINHNMCSMEYVYFARPDSEFHKHSIYNVRKALGKKLASEMGIEADIVIGVPDSSLQAAKGFSEYTGIPNEQGLLKNRYIGRTFITPDQSVREKQVRMKHSPIRDVIEGKRVVVIDDSIVRGTTSKYIVKALKSAGAKEVHMGISSPPLIDPCYYGIDVSTHAELMAAQHTVEEMQEIIGADSLTYLSVEGMHEVFHEFDSKGECDACFTGNYPIEIVDHQLPEVKELKRRGV; via the coding sequence ATGTATGACATCCGCGGATTAAATGAAGAATGTGGAGTCTTTGGAATATGGAATCATCCTCATGCAGCCACGCTGACTTACATGGCGCTGCATAGCTTGCAGCACCGTGGCCAAGAAGGTGCCGGCATTGTGTGTTCAAACGGCGAATCGCTGTTTGGCGCACGCGGTATGGGTTTGTTAACTGAAGCGATTTCAGATGCACAATTAGAATCATTGCAAGGTTATCAAAATGCAATCGGACATGTGCGTTATGCGACAACAGGAGCAAGCGAGATTGCCAACGTACAACCATTTTTATTCAAACATTCAAAAGGTGATTTAGGATTAGCCCACAATGGTAATTTGACGAATGCAGTTCAAATCCGCCATGCACTAGAATCTGAAGGCAGTGTGTTCCAAACAACGAGTGATTCAGAAGTACTTGCACATTTGTTGATCAGAGGGAAATCACCTAACATTAAAACCAATCAAAAAGCGGCATTAAATCAAGTTAAAGGTGCATTCAGCTGTGTCATGCTGAACACTGATCAATTAGCAGCAGTAAGAGATAATAACGGCGTGCGACCATTGATGTTAGGCGAAGTAGACGGCGCCTATTGTGTCGCAAGTGAAACTTGTGCGTTTCAAGCCATTGGTGCAACTTATATTCGAGACATCGAACCAGGTGAATTGATTACTTTCAGCGGCGAAAATGATATCGATTATGATTATTACTCAACCAATATCAATCACAATATGTGTTCTATGGAATATGTGTATTTTGCACGTCCCGATTCAGAATTCCATAAACATTCTATTTACAATGTGCGTAAAGCCTTAGGTAAAAAGCTTGCGAGTGAGATGGGAATTGAAGCGGATATTGTTATCGGTGTTCCTGATTCGTCATTGCAAGCAGCGAAAGGTTTTTCCGAATATACAGGCATTCCAAATGAACAAGGTTTATTGAAGAACCGTTATATCGGGCGTACCTTTATTACACCTGATCAAAGTGTTCGTGAAAAACAAGTACGAATGAAACATTCTCCAATCAGAGATGTCATTGAAGGCAAACGTGTGGTTGTCATTGATGACTCTATTGTGCGTGGTACAACAAGTAAGTATATTGTGAAAGCATTAAAATCAGCAGGAGCGAAAGAAGTACATATGGGTATTTCTTCTCCACCTCTCATCGATCCTTGTTATTACGGTATTGATGTGTCAACACATGCTGAGTTAATGGCTGCACAACATACAGTAGAAGAAATGCAAGAAATAATCGGAGCAGATTCATTAACGTACCTTTCAGTAGAAGGTATGCACGAAGTATTCCATGAATTTGATTCAAAAGGCGAATGTGATGCTTGCTTTACAGGAAACTATCCAATTGAAATTGTCGATCATCAATTACCAGAAGTAAAAGAACTTAAGAGAAGAGGAGTGTAA
- the purL gene encoding phosphoribosylformylglycinamidine synthase subunit PurL produces MPKFIEPSIEEIKAEKIYSDMGLTDAEYDKVVDILGREPNFTEIGIFSVMWSEHCSYKHSKPFLKQFPTTSEHVLMGPGEGAGVVDIGDDQAVVFKVESHNHPSAIEPYQGAATGVGGIIRDIVSIGARPINLLNSLRFGELNEIQNRTLTRGVVAGIGGYGNCIGIPTTAGEIEFDERYDGNPLVNAMCVGIIDHDMIQKGTAKGVGNSVIYVGLKTGRDGIHGATFASEELSEESESKRPSVQIGDPFVGKKLMEATLEAITFPELVGIQDMGAAGLTSSSSEMAAKGGSGMHMRLDQVPVREEGISPYEMMLSETQERMLLVVEKGTEQKFLDLFDKHELDSAVIGEVTDTDRFVLTYDDEVYADIPVEPLADEAPVYILEGEEKEYNTSKNDYSNVDVNDVFKKLLAHPTIASKRYLYEQYDQQVGANTIVKPGLQASVVRVEGTNKAIASTIDGEARYVYNQPYEGGKMVVAEAYRNLIAVGATPLAMTDCLNYGSPEKKEIYQQLIDSTKGMAEACEVLKTPVVSGNVSLYNETKGTSIFPTPVVGMVGLIEDIDYLNDFQPHAGDKLYVVGETRNDFGGSQLEKLLYGKVNHESEALDLSEEVAKGEAIKKAIRDGKASHVQTVGKGGLLITLARFSAYYGLGVDVKLDVTDAQLFSESQGRYIVAVKDGQTLDIPDAQEIGTVTDNKEFKVTNGQTTVEDNVSTLNEIWEGAIPQCMTSAD; encoded by the coding sequence ATGCCTAAGTTTATTGAACCGAGTATCGAAGAAATCAAAGCTGAGAAGATTTACAGCGACATGGGATTAACTGACGCAGAGTATGATAAAGTGGTTGATATTTTAGGAAGAGAACCGAACTTTACTGAAATTGGAATTTTCTCTGTAATGTGGAGTGAGCACTGTTCATATAAACATTCTAAACCTTTCTTGAAACAGTTCCCGACAACAAGCGAACACGTATTAATGGGACCTGGTGAAGGTGCAGGAGTGGTAGATATCGGCGATGACCAAGCAGTGGTATTCAAAGTCGAATCACATAACCACCCATCAGCGATTGAACCTTACCAAGGCGCTGCAACAGGTGTCGGCGGTATCATCCGTGACATCGTATCTATCGGAGCGCGTCCAATCAATTTACTCAATAGTTTACGTTTCGGTGAATTAAACGAAATTCAAAACCGTACTTTAACACGCGGTGTTGTTGCTGGTATTGGTGGTTATGGCAACTGTATCGGAATTCCGACCACAGCTGGAGAAATTGAATTTGACGAACGTTATGATGGCAATCCTTTAGTCAATGCAATGTGTGTGGGTATTATTGACCACGATATGATTCAAAAAGGTACTGCTAAAGGTGTCGGCAACTCTGTGATTTATGTCGGTTTGAAAACAGGACGCGACGGTATTCATGGTGCGACTTTTGCATCTGAAGAATTAAGCGAAGAAAGTGAAAGCAAACGACCTTCTGTACAAATCGGTGACCCATTCGTTGGTAAAAAACTAATGGAAGCGACACTTGAAGCTATTACTTTTCCTGAGTTAGTCGGTATCCAAGATATGGGTGCTGCTGGTTTAACATCTTCATCATCTGAAATGGCAGCGAAAGGCGGCAGCGGTATGCATATGCGCTTAGATCAAGTGCCTGTGCGTGAAGAAGGTATTTCACCATATGAAATGATGCTTTCAGAAACTCAAGAACGTATGTTGTTAGTAGTTGAAAAAGGAACAGAACAAAAATTCTTAGACTTATTCGATAAACACGAACTAGACAGTGCAGTCATCGGAGAAGTAACAGATACAGATCGTTTCGTTCTTACTTATGACGACGAAGTATATGCTGACATTCCTGTGGAACCATTAGCAGATGAAGCGCCTGTATATATTTTAGAAGGTGAAGAAAAAGAATATAACACTTCTAAAAATGATTACAGCAATGTAGATGTAAATGATGTATTCAAGAAATTATTAGCGCATCCAACTATTGCGTCTAAACGTTACTTATACGAACAATATGATCAACAAGTCGGCGCAAACACAATCGTAAAACCAGGTTTGCAAGCGTCAGTAGTACGTGTGGAAGGTACTAACAAAGCCATCGCTTCTACAATTGACGGAGAAGCACGTTATGTATATAACCAACCGTATGAAGGCGGCAAAATGGTGGTAGCAGAAGCTTACCGCAACTTGATTGCAGTAGGGGCAACACCACTTGCTATGACTGACTGCTTGAACTATGGTTCTCCTGAGAAAAAAGAAATCTATCAACAATTGATTGATTCTACAAAAGGTATGGCAGAAGCGTGTGAAGTACTTAAAACACCAGTTGTATCTGGTAACGTTTCTTTATACAACGAAACAAAAGGCACTTCAATTTTCCCAACACCAGTAGTAGGAATGGTCGGCTTAATTGAAGATATTGATTACTTAAACGATTTCCAACCGCATGCTGGAGATAAATTATATGTTGTAGGTGAAACACGTAACGATTTCGGCGGCAGCCAACTTGAAAAATTATTGTATGGCAAAGTCAATCATGAATCAGAAGCCTTAGATTTATCTGAAGAAGTAGCAAAAGGCGAAGCAATTAAAAAAGCAATCAGAGACGGCAAAGCTTCTCATGTACAAACTGTCGGTAAAGGCGGTTTATTGATTACACTTGCACGTTTCAGTGCTTACTACGGTTTAGGTGTAGATGTGAAATTAGATGTTACAGATGCACAATTATTCAGTGAATCTCAAGGGCGTTATATTGTGGCAGTGAAAGATGGACAAACTTTAGATATTCCGGACGCTCAAGAAATCGGAACAGTAACTGATAACAAGGAATTCAAAGTCACAAATGGTCAAACAACAGTAGAAGACAACGTGTCGACGTTAAACGAAATTTGGGAAGGAGCAATTCCTCAATGTATGACATCCGCGGATTAA
- the purQ gene encoding phosphoribosylformylglycinamidine synthase subunit PurQ: MKFAVLVFPGSNCDRDMLNAALKTGAEAEYVDYRETSLEGFDGVLIPGGFSFGDYLRSGAMASVAPIISEVKRFAAEGKPVLGVCNGFQVLTEVGLLPGALLHNETHLFVSRNEALKVVNNRTPFTREYAENETVIYPVAHGKGNYYCTEEMYKALEANNQIILKYTDNPNGSYDDIAGIVNEQGNVCGMMPHPERALESILGTEDGVKLFESMVNSWREQNA, from the coding sequence ATGAAATTCGCAGTATTAGTATTTCCTGGCTCTAACTGTGATAGAGATATGTTGAATGCAGCATTGAAAACAGGCGCAGAGGCAGAATATGTAGATTACCGCGAAACTTCATTAGAAGGCTTCGACGGTGTATTGATTCCTGGCGGTTTCTCATTCGGAGATTACTTACGTTCAGGTGCAATGGCAAGTGTAGCGCCAATTATTTCGGAAGTAAAACGCTTTGCTGCAGAAGGTAAACCAGTATTAGGTGTTTGTAACGGTTTCCAAGTCTTAACAGAGGTAGGATTACTTCCAGGTGCTTTATTGCATAACGAGACACATTTATTTGTCAGTCGTAACGAAGCATTGAAAGTAGTGAATAACCGTACACCGTTTACACGTGAATATGCTGAGAATGAAACAGTTATTTACCCAGTGGCGCACGGTAAAGGCAACTACTACTGTACAGAAGAAATGTATAAAGCATTAGAAGCAAATAATCAAATCATCTTAAAATACACTGACAATCCGAACGGTTCTTACGATGATATCGCAGGTATTGTAAATGAACAAGGCAATGTGTGCGGTATGATGCCGCACCCTGAACGTGCATTGGAATCTATTTTAGGAACTGAAGACGGCGTGAAATTATTTGAGTCAATGGTAAATAGTTGGAGGGAACAAAATGCCTAA
- the purS gene encoding phosphoribosylformylglycinamidine synthase subunit PurS, which yields MKTIELHITLQPQVLDTQGQALNRAVHDLGYNQVNDIRVGKLLYFTVDEATDEAVHNIVNTLSEKLFANTVIEEYNYKVVEDDEKENA from the coding sequence ATGAAAACAATCGAATTGCACATCACATTACAACCGCAAGTATTAGATACACAAGGACAAGCACTTAACCGTGCCGTACATGATTTAGGTTATAACCAAGTCAATGACATTCGTGTAGGTAAATTATTGTATTTTACAGTAGATGAAGCAACAGATGAAGCAGTGCATAACATTGTAAATACTTTAAGTGAGAAATTATTTGCGAATACAGTAATTGAAGAATACAACTACAAAGTAGTCGAAGATGATGAAAAGGAGAATGCATAA
- the purC gene encoding phosphoribosylaminoimidazolesuccinocarboxamide synthase, with amino-acid sequence MSLLYEGKAKRIFSTDEDGVLRVEYKDEVTAGNGAKKDHIDGKGRLNNQITSIIFEYLKKHGIQSHFIEQTSETEQLVRSVEIIPLEVVVRNIAAGSITRRLGFEKGHEFETPLVEFFYKNDDLNDPLITDDHVKLLNIANEEEIAKLKKMALEINKALVEMLDSINLRLVDFKIEFGRTKDGDILLADEISPDTCRIWEKDSDTNFDKDVYREDRGSIIDTYQTFLNKLEALK; translated from the coding sequence ATGTCATTATTATATGAAGGAAAAGCAAAACGTATTTTTTCAACAGATGAAGACGGCGTATTACGCGTAGAATACAAAGATGAAGTGACAGCAGGAAATGGTGCGAAGAAAGATCACATTGACGGCAAAGGCAGACTTAACAATCAAATCACTTCAATCATTTTTGAATATCTTAAAAAACACGGTATTCAAAGCCACTTTATAGAACAAACATCCGAAACTGAACAACTTGTACGTTCAGTAGAAATTATTCCTTTAGAAGTTGTTGTACGCAACATCGCAGCAGGTTCAATTACAAGACGTTTAGGTTTCGAAAAAGGACATGAATTCGAAACACCGCTCGTTGAATTCTTCTATAAAAATGATGACTTGAATGATCCGCTTATTACAGATGACCACGTCAAATTATTAAACATTGCAAATGAAGAAGAAATTGCAAAATTGAAAAAAATGGCATTAGAAATTAACAAAGCATTAGTTGAAATGTTAGATAGCATCAACCTTCGTCTCGTTGATTTCAAAATCGAATTCGGCCGTACAAAAGATGGCGATATTTTATTAGCAGATGAGATTTCTCCAGATACTTGCCGTATTTGGGAAAAAGACAGCGATACAAACTTTGATAAAGATGTATACCGTGAAGATCGCGGTTCAATTATAGACACATACCAAACTTTCTTAAATAAATTGGAGGCACTTAAATAA